From Aspergillus chevalieri M1 DNA, chromosome 4, nearly complete sequence, a single genomic window includes:
- the alg3 gene encoding dolichyl-P-Man:Man(5)GlcNAc(2)-PP-dolichol alpha-1,3-mannosyltransferase (CAZy:GT58;~COG:G;~EggNog:ENOG410PJ0Q;~InterPro:IPR007873;~PFAM:PF05208;~SECRETED:SignalP(1-25);~TransMembrane:9 (n4-15c19/20o54-70i82-102o122-144i151-173o185-204i245-264o291-308i315-341o356-376i);~go_function: GO:0000030 - mannosyltransferase activity [Evidence IEA]), which produces MGPLFVLGDALLCALVIWKVPYTEIDWTTYMQQVSLYISGERDYTLIRGSTGPLVYPAAHVYIYSILYHLTEQGRDIFYGQILFGLLYITVLGLVLACYRQTGTPPYLFPLLVLSKRLHSIFMLRLFNDGVAALAMWGAILLLINKKWAAGVVVWSVGVGIKMTMLLLAPAIATVTVLSLGLLPSIRLGIIAVLVQVLLAIPFIQADPVGYASRAFELTRQFMFKWTVNWRFVGEEVFLSKNFSLGLLALHAVLLTAFFSTTWLKPSGSNLFGFIRSTIKGRQHRVVLSKPFIMTVMLTSLAIGLFCARSLHYQFFAYLAWATPFLLWRGGFHPVLIYAVWALQEWAWNTYPSTNASSLVVVLSLAAQVLGVLANGSRAFDAQHQKPDGKAKVHTQ; this is translated from the exons TCGTCCTGGGCGACGCCCTGCTTTGCGCCTTGGTGATCTGGAAAGTCCCAT ATACTGAAATCGATTGGACAACGTACATGCAACAAGTATCGCTGTACATCTCCGGCGAACGCGATTACACCCTGATCAGGGGCTCGACCGGACCCCTCGTCTATCCCGCCGCTCACGTATACATCTACAGCATTCTCTACCATCTTACCGAACAAGGACGGGATATCTTTTACGGTCAGATACTGTTCGGGTTGCTCTATATCACCGTGTTGgggttggtgttggcgtGTTATCGACAAACGGGGACTCCGCCGTATCTATTCCCGCTGCTTGTGCTCTCGAAACGGCTGCATAGTATTTTTATGCTGCGGCTGTTTAACGATGGCGTCGCAGCGCTGGCTATGTGGGGTGCTATTCTGTTACTTATTAATAAGAAGTGGGCAGCCGGAGTGGTTGTTTGGTCGGTGGGCGTTGGGATTAAGATGACCATGTTGCTACTTGCGCCTGCGATTGCAACTGTCACGGTGCTCAGTCTAGGTTTGTTGCCGAGTATTAGACTAGGGATTATAGCAGTGCTTGTCCAG GTTTTGCTGGCCATTCCCTTTATCCAAGCAGACCCTGTTGGATACGCCTCGCGCGCGTTTGAACTGACTAGGCAGTTCATGTTCAAATGGACGGTCAATTGGAGGTTCGTGGGTGAAGAGGTCTTCCTATCTAAGAACTTCTCGCTGGGTCTTCTAGCGCTACACGCCGTCCTCTTGACTGCCTTCTTTTCCACAACCTGGCTGAAACCATCAGGTTCCAACTTGTTCGGATTCATCCGCAGCACAATCAAGGGACGCCAACACAGAGTGGTGCTCTCCAAACCATTCATCATGACGGTTATGTTGACATCTCTCGCGATTGGATTGTTCTGCGCAAGGTCCCTGCATTACCAATTCTTTGCTTATCTTGCCTGGGCAACACCCTTCCTGCTTTGGAGAGGTGGATTCCACCCCGTGTTGATATACGCAGTGTGGGCATTGCAGGAATGGGCTTGGAATACGTATCCCAGCACCAACGCCAGTTCCCTCGTCGTTGTTCTCTCGCTTGCTGCTCAGGTGCTTGGTGTTTTGGCGAATGGGTCCAGGGCCTTTGATGCTCAGCATCAAAAGCCTGACGGCAAAGCCAAAGTTCACACGCAATGA